One Helianthus annuus cultivar XRQ/B chromosome 12, HanXRQr2.0-SUNRISE, whole genome shotgun sequence genomic region harbors:
- the LOC110896264 gene encoding uncharacterized protein LOC110896264, with product MEDNINNEEQQPTVTGVDKEVETMLTWVFSTDNDDVVELSNFLEASSENTCPMKVKIIDDPTWHPLTFQTAASYITINGNEELCGSSFSDSDTSYMAGIGIATGCGLGGAWSAVSEEARWRTEMEGDVNCLDSGSTAVV from the coding sequence ATGGAGGATAACATTAACAACGAAGAACAACAACCTACAGTCACCGGTGTCGACAAGGAGGTAGAGACCATGCTGACGTGGGTATTCTCAACAGACAATGATGACGTCGTTGAGTTATCAAACTTTCTAGAAGCTTCATCGGAGAACACGTGCCCAATGAAGGTGAAGATTATCGACGATCCTACCTGGCACCCGTTGACTTTTCAAACGGCGGCGTCGTACATTACGATTAACGGTAACGAGGAGCTTTGTGGGTCCTCGTTTTCGGATTCGGATACATCGTATATGGCGGGTATAGGTATAGCTACTGGTTGCGGTTTGGGAGGCGCGTGGAGTGCTGTTTCGGAGGAGGCGCGTTGGCGGACAGAGATGGAGGGGGATGTGAATTGTTTGGACAGTGGTTCAACTGCGGTTGTTTAA
- the LOC110896217 gene encoding uncharacterized protein LOC110896217 — protein MLLVEYKDGEIYYCISRITTYILKLQPNGYRSSCYNMLCPGFFQTSRTISLGAAISPISTYNGEQYDVAFMIWKDPKSENWWLKVGNEVIGYWPSSLFTDLRNHATLIAYGGEVYFVSSGKHTSTQMGSGHFPDEGLGKAAYARNLEVIDRANNLNAASNLQLYTDKPNCYGVTKWYGGVWHNYIYFG, from the exons ATGTTATTGGTAGAGTATAAGGACGGTGAGAT TTACTATTGTATTTCACGTATTACTACTTACATTTTAAAACTACAACCCAATGGGTATCGATCTAGTTGCTACAACATGCTATGTCCAGGGTTCTTCCAAACCAGTCGCACGATTTCCCTTGGAGCTGCCATTAGTCCAATATCAACATATAACGGCGAACAATACGATGTTGCCTTTATGATATGGAAG GACCCGAAGAGTGAGAACTGGTGGTTGAAGGTGGGAAACGAAGTGATCGGGTACTGGCCATCATCTTTGTTCACGGATCTTAGAAATCATGCAACGTTAATAGCATATGGTGGAGAAGTGTATTTTGTAAGCTCAGGTAAGCACACATCAACTCAAATGGGTAGCGGCCACTTCCCTGATGAAGGTCTTGGGAAAGCAGCGTATGCTAGGAACTTGGAAGTAATTGATAGAGCTAATAACTTAAATGCAGCTTCTAATCTTCAACTATATACAGATAAGCCTAATTGTTATGGTGTTACAAAATGGTATGGTGGTGTTTGGCACAACTATATCTATTTTGGATGA